The genomic window TAAAAGTAACTAATAAATGAAAAGTATTCAGTCACCTTCCATTTTTTTGTTATCCTATCTTTATTAACAAGTATTtacaacaatacacaaaaaccTTCTTCCAGGCTTTCTGCTTTTTGCCCATTAACTTTTACCTGTTACGGTGCTGTTATGATCGCTTCCAGGTATCCAAGACAAAACAACATTCCTTGGACTGTCAAGTTCGGACAGGTCTAACTTTATCGGAGCATCAGGAACATCTGCCGTGCAGAACAAAAGAGCCGTCAACCGTCAACGTGATAACTAAAACATCTAGAGAATCTCAAATGTGTTAATGAACAAATACcagaatatttatttaactgtttgAAGCCAAATCATTTCCAAAAATGTGCgataaatatttaaccataCATAATTCATCTTACCCCGTACAGTGAGTACTGCAGTGGCAGAGTCCTCATCTAGGCTTGTTCTAGCAGTGCATGTATATGTTCCCTGATCACTCAGGTTTACATTCATGATCTCCAGCATGGCACCTTTCACAGAGTATCTGAACATAAGTGAAGATTTGTCAGAGTAAGTAATTTCAATCCACCTCTCAAGCAGAGGCCCCTCCACCAAAGCTGCATAATAAAAGAGAATTTAAAGCCATGCATAATTTAGTCATGCTAGCCTTTTATTATCCAGTAAGTGCACTGGTTGATGCTACAGCCTAACTTTCTAATGTCTGTAACTAAAACCGTAGCATGTTAAACGATAAATAGAGATGAGCAGACAATATGTCAGCAAAATGCATCCTCCGATCAAGATACACATAAAAGTTTATATTGATGAATTTATTATTCTACTCAGTAAGAGCATCAGCATAAAAGCACCATCAAAGCAAAACCAGTTACCTGGAATTTTTCTCAGAGGAAAGTGGGATCTCCTTGTTTTCCTTTCTCCACACCAGCTCAAACGTGTCCTGCAGACTTGCATCATATTCAGTCTTGCACATCAATTTGGCCAACTTCCCACTGTCAACCTGCGTGTTCTGAGGTGGACCTACAATTTTTGTAGCGTCTAAAGATAACACAAAAACCAGGGGGGAAAAACACAAGTGAAATAATCCTCACAAGCCCAGCTTGATTTAAATAGCAATGTGAGTCTCTGAAATTGAGCCAAATCATTGATTTCATAAATGACTGTTTATGGCTGGAACTTCCTTCAACATATGAGAGAGACTGCCTAGCTTTATTAAACTACTTAAAGCACAGAATATTCAAAAGAAATACattccttcttttcttctttttacctTTGTGCGCAGCGACTACGAATATCCCTGCCTACAAAAAGCAGTAATTATGTTGCTGAGATACCTTTCACATCCAGCACAGCAGTGACAGCCGACGAGCCCTCCATGTTACTCGCAACGCAGATGTATTTCCCGCTGTCACCTTTTTCCGCGTTAATGATTTTCAATGATTGTCCGCTCTCAAAAGCAAGGAAACCTTCCCCCTCGATGGCTTTTTCATCTTTGGTCCTAGGAGAGAAAGTTTTCAACTTTACTTGGTGCTTCCACACAACTTATCCAACACCTCAAATGCAAATCAAAAGGTGCCGATTTGCTGCAAGTTCAGAGTTTGAAAGCGTCTGGTGTTTTCACTTTTGCGACTTTAAAGAATGTCATATATTATtccgtgttttatttttaagggcTTGAAAAATAGGAGGCAACTAGATCCTATCATGTGACCTATTGAGGTCACCTGAGACAAGGTGTGAGTGGGGGTTGAAGTATTCAAAGGACTGCGTTGTAGGTGGCTGATGTAGGTCAACGATGGTCATTCACAGCAGACAAAGATGGCCTCCTTTACTCCTTTTTCAAACCATCTTGATGCAAAAATGAGAACTTTGGCATcctcaaaatattttttgtccTTTAGGTGTAAATGTACAGGTGAGTCTcatcctgtggaggtggctcttctatgttgtttGTGGAGTGGCtgtttgatttctccagtgtaGAGCTCCAAGCACTCCTTTATCCTTGGGATGAAGAAGTTTTTCAAGCTCCCAAGACCACCACTAAACTTTAACAGATGGGCTACACAGTTTacttaattaaagcaacacacAGGGTTGCTGATTAGAAATGAAGCGCAGGTTTTCTACAATGACAAGTTCTATCTTAATATTTGGCATTTGTGGCATCGTCTGTGTCTTGCCTCGGActgtctgtttctcttttgAGCAGCAGTGATAGTAAATGGGATTCATGTTGCCCAATTTCAAGGAACAGAAGATGATTATCTCATTAACCAGACATAAGTGTCAACATCACAGCGTGTCATACAGACacctgaagcagtgtgggagtGATAGCATGACTCACTGCTGTGATAGTGCTCTCGGGTTCATTCTTTAGACTGCTTCTCTTTACACTCTTCCACATTAATATGTAAAAGTggctatttcttatattttaaaagGCAGGCAAGTGTAAATTACTAATGACGCTTTTAACTTGCTTGCTTGTCTTACTTGTTAAGACAAACCCAGCTCTACTTACCAAGAGATGCTGGATGGTGGAGAGCTGAAAACACTGCAGTTCATGGTGATTTCCTTTCCTACTACTGCAGCATACTCCTGGTTGTTCTCTGTCAGTATAAGCGGAGCCATATCTAAAAGCAAGAGGAAGGAGCTGACTCAAATGCCAAAGAAAATACAGATAATCACAGGCTCTGGTAACACTGCACAATTCTACTGATCCAAGAACATGATCTTTCTCAGTCCTGTGCCCTAATCCATAGATACACACCAGTTAGTTATGTCCACACAGCTGGATCAAACACGACTGTAGAGATAAAACTATTTGCCTGTTAAACAATACTTTAATGGACACAAACTAAACGGACGTGATCTTCATCATCAGTAAATTTAGTTCCATCTTTCGAATGACTTTTCTAATTTTCACATATTTGTGATTGATAATTGATCATGAAAGTAATTTGCACATATAAGATCACCGCATTTTGGTCATTTGAGGCAGCTAAGATAATAGCTAAAAGGAACAAAATGCTGTTGGTGTCCTGCGGTCTTGAAACCAGATGTGAAGATAGAGACACAAGGCAGGTCCACTCTAACACATATGCTGTTTTATCATTGTTTTTGATGTTGTATCAGACCAAAACTTACAAAGATCATTCAGTGAGTCCGGGAACTAGCAACTGAAAATTGTAGAAAACTAGATCAGATCCCTAAACCCTAACCaaggaaggtaaaaaaaaaaaggcagattaGCTTGGGTAAAAGACCGAAACACGTGTGAAGTTGAGGCACACAACGATGTGTTTCGCTGgtaaagtttctgggctgcctttcctcataacagccatccctcAAGATTTTCTCCATTTGAAGCAAAGCATTATCAGGGATTCTAACACGtagtccttttactgaataAGTATAATAAGTATTAGAATaatcttaatttattttatgtatttatttggcTGAAATCTACAAATTCCTCCTAAAGTGTTGCTAAATTTTTCACACTGGTCCTTTAATGTCTCCTGGTGACTCATGCCTTAGAAGTAATATTAACAACTAACATTAACCAAGTGTTAAAATGTAGTAAATTACTTACTCAACCTTAAAAACTGGATAATCTAAGAAAGGAGTTTTTATTCAAGGCTGTCCAACCTAAGCAATTCTTGCTGCTAAGACTGGCACAGACCAGTAGTTGCTTTTTCCTCCAGGTATCTTTGaagaactttttaaaatgatcatttgaAAACTACATTTGTATTTACTGGGGTTATCTTtgtgtaatattaaaatgtgcttAATGATCTAAATCATTTAAGCATAACAAATACTCAAATAACTAAGAAATCAGTTACACTGCAGTTAGTCAATACGCTGAACCCTGAAATTGCTCCTGATGATCAGGCTACGCTTGCATTAGAGCTCCTTGCCACcactgtgtgaatgagaggaaagaaagaaaagaggtgCTTTGGATAAAGGCTCCATTATCATTTCTAAAGAATACTACAGCAAATGGAAGTCCACTCAGACTTCAGCTGAAAGAAAACTCTACATTCACCCTAATAGGCAAATAATGATTAGATGTGGATCTTAGATGTACAATGATAAGATACTGGAGAAAATCTCAGGGCTATGAAGCAGTGGGTGTAAGTGTTTCTTCTTATGAATCATACCAGGAAAACAATCTCTATCAGCAAAAATAATGAGACTGGCTAAAGAAAACTGGCTTCCAGTACAGTTCCTTATAGCATATTATTATAAGATGTTATATTATGAGCTACTTTTTAGGTAAAGCACTACAACACAGAACTTACTCATGATCACGATGTTAACGTTGGCTAGAATATTTCCGTGTCTGTTGGAGGCTTCACACTGGTAGACGCCACTGTCCTCTGCTTTGGCATTGAAAAGTATCACAGTGTCATCAAACACTTGCATCCTCTTATCTGGGTCATCTGACAGCAACacagacataaataaattaccaattTTATCATCATAAAAGCAACTCAATATATCAACATGTTCTTTTCAGGATAGCACCAGCATCAGTGTTGGATAAATCTGTAAAAAATCTAGATGTTTTGAATACAACTTAAATATATAAGAGTCAGATAGCAGCTTCTCTTTAATATAACCTTTTAAAAACCCACGTAATTATGTGTATATTGCCACATTGCCACAACACATTTCCTTTTGAGAAATTTAATAATATTCAAAACAAATGATTCCTACTCAGACACTGTACAAGAGAAGGCACCAACTACTTTTAATTAGCGCATGCTTCTGTTCAGCATACCTTGCCTTTCAACTtctgaaggagaaaaataaaatctgttatCTCATCATTTCAAACACTAAGCAGACTGTTGCCTGTCACATTACTCCAGCTTGACGTCAGGGATAGCTGCTCATTGCACTGCCCTCCTGCCCGGAGGCGCAATATGAATTAAACCACATCAACAATTATTCTCACTCACCTCTGAACATTACTCCATTCCTCCTCCACGTTATTGCTGGTTGTGGTTTTCCACTGACGGAGCACTTGATGTGCACATCAGACCCAATCACAGTGAGCTGGCTCTGAGGAGGCTCTGTCAGCCACTTTGGTGGCTCTGGGAGATGTTAAGAGGAGTCATGATGATTTCAGATAAAACAAACAGCCATCCACGTGTCAAGAGCTTTCTCTTTGatgcaaataaacaaatgtgCCCACAAATAGAAGCGTAATTAGCTCCTGATGTTGACTAACCTTCCACTATTACATCAAAGTAGTGGACAGCCTTCCCAGCAGAGTTCTCAGCTGTGCACATGTACTTCCCCTCATCACTCTCTTCCACTGCTGATAAGCTCAACAGCTTGTTGTAGTTGTTAAATTTTACCCGAGGACTCATGACTTCTCCCATTTTTATCCACTTCACAGATGGTGTAGGGCTAGATTGTGAGACAATAGCGTGTTAACACCATAATGAACAAAACGGTTATTTATATATGGTGACAACATGACTGCAGAAGCGATGATACAGAATGTGCACTTACAATCCCTCGGGTATACATTCGAGCTGTAGATCCTCTCCCTTCAACAACACCTTCTCAGTCTGAACACCAGAGGGCAGCAAAAGGCTGGGTATTCTCGCTGGGGGGGCCACAGCTGCATCGAAAGCAGACAATATCATTTCTTGCTCTGATGTATAATTTTATCCACTTATTTTCTAAACTGCACACACGCTTTATTGTCAATTTCTAGTGGCTGTTCAGATAATATGAAAGAAAGCTTTGATGTGTGGTTATCACTCACGAGTGTGGCTGCTCTCTGAAGAGTCATTGGCAGGTTTTACTGgaacataaaaaaacataataaaatacagGAGCAATTTTACTGGAAGTAAGAGTGTTGGCTTGTTTTCACCAACAAAAGTTACACAATCAGCAATATCAGTCATCAGTCTGAGTCATAACAAAAACTTCCTTCAGCATTAACATGACAAGGCAAGCCCCGCTTCATTACAAGATCAAAAGTTGCTTTGAAGAAGTCGTAGTGATTTGGTCATCTTCGATTGTGTGATAAGATGAGATGTACCACACGTAACATTTTTGCAGGTCTGATATTGACAAAATGCTAAACAAGTGAGCTACAGTGCAGTTTCCAAGCCAGAGAGATTTTGTCATAAACCTACAGCGTTTGACCACGACAGCCATGGCGTTTTTCTGGACAATTGTGCGTATCCTGTTGAAGGCAGCAAAGCAACCGTAATCCTGGCGACTGTCATTCTTTAAGGCATTAGAGAAGTACAGGTTGCCATCAGTTCCCATGGAAACCCTCTCATTCTGCTCAATGTGCTGGAGATCTGGAAAACAACATAGTTGTATAAATAATGTGAAATCACTGTTACAACAATTGTAACTCTTCATAGCATGTGCCTAGGAAATTCATGTTGGCTGATAAGAAGGCGCCAATTGGACAGAAACTTTTAAAGGGTGCATCAGAGGGactttttttagatgataacACGTCAAATCAGCCATGCCTGAAAATTAACTGCAGTGTGGCCTAATATCTTATATGGAAGTTATTCTCTAAAGAGTGTTCTTGCAAAGACCTGGTGAACTCATAAGTGCACTGCAACAGAATATAAGGTATATATAGCCAGTATTTCAATAATGGATCGGTGACACGCACAACTGTGGACGCAAAGCAGACACAGAGATGTCACCAGATGGACAACATCTGTTTAGTTTTTTAAGCTTAATGGCAGCCTTTCGATTCCACATTGCATCTTGTATcaagaaactaataaaaaaaaacagattgaaacataatataaaacaaCAGCTCTGCACaagtgttttcattcattctgcCCTATGGCTTTGGATCTATCCTTCTGAGCAGCTGAAAGCCTCTTAACTTTTTCTTCCTGACATCAGTCAGGTTTGTTGGAGGAGGTTGAGGATCTTCAGTGAAGTACTTCAGACACAACTGAGGTGACCTTATACACAGTGAATCACTTTCTCTGGCGGTGGTGGAGGGAAAAGAACCCCGATGTGCAATAAACACTTGGACCTCAAGTGTGTACCTTTACCTGAACTGTCTTTACTGTCACTGCTAACTTTGCTGATAGCCGGAGGATACAATGTGTCACCAGCCACATTCATCTGTGGGGATTTTCTGGTGCAGTCAGATAGAGATTCACACTATCTAAAACTACCCCAGCTTTGAGCGCTCCACAGTGCAAGTCCAATGACAAACTCAGGAACAGCGAAGGCATGGCTTAAACTAAGTACTTTTTGTTACGTCAAACACCTTCCGAACTACTAGATGCAACATGTCAATCATAGACAGTAATAGACTGCAGTAGTCATTTGACCACACTGACAATTATGCTGTAATTGACCGGATATGTGGAAAATTAGGAAGCCAGGAATCTTTATATTATGTGGTTGGCACATTTATGCCCCAAGTGTGCAAAGCAGATCAAAGCATGTGGTTAAGCTCTTCCTGAGACACTACTCCTTTTTCCTGAATTTCTGGGTGCCTATTTGAACAATTTCAATAGCACTCATTAGAACATATGACCAACTTTACTAAAAAGTGGGGCTTTATcatgtaaaaatacaatagTTAGTgtgcctttttcctttttcatctaCAAACCATTTAGGAAAAATTAAAACACTAGCTTGAGTGTTGCTGTGATCTTTTAAGcagtgcttttaaagcatttccTGGAAAAATGTTCATCGTTAGACTATCATTAGGCAGGTCAGCCTACTGATGAAGCACCGCTGCAATAATAATCCAGTTCAGTATGAGAGAAATTGTAGATTTAGACATCTAGTTTATGCACTCAGCTGGCGCCCCAATGTTGAGGAGCTACCATTATGACTGAATGCCTCAATATCACAATCCTGCCTAGACGCAGTGATACTGTAGTGTTGTGGACCTTTGGTTGGTCTTGCATAGCCAGCTCCACCCGGTGAAGGAGAGCTATGACTGGACTGAAGGACAGCTGAACAACAGTCACCCCTCTCCAATCTTACACTCCTGTTTGTGGAGACCCTGGTGATCAATACAGCTCCAAGTTCCTGTGGAGAAGCTGGGGCTGTATTTATTACTGCATTAAATACAGCATCTGGTTCGCCACAAACATGAGTGCGAGCCTGGAGTGGGGTAATAATCGTTCAGCTGTCCCCCAGTCACTTTTAGAAAAACTGCTTTGAAGCAGTAATaagagttgttttttctttttaacaaattAATAAACTGGAATACGCaatatataaatcacaaaaatgataAACCGCCTCATGGCTTACCAACAGTCATCCAGTAGATAAGACGTGGGGCCACACCTTCTGGTGGGTTGCATTTCAGGGTGATTGGTTCTCCCTCAGTAACAACAATGGGACTGAGGGTTTCCTTTGGAAACTTAGGGATACCTAGTTGAAAAGCAAATGTTcaacaacatgaaaaacaaaacagtgatgacATTGAAATGCAAAATTCTGGGTTTTGATCTTTTTTATCTAAAGATTACTTACTGAAAGCTTTAATCTCGATCTCATTTGTCATAGCAGTTCCCAACTTGTTCGATGCATAGCATCTGTATTTTCCCTCGAACTTGGACATGTCCTCACTGTGAAGCACAAGTAAGCCCTTTGTCTGGTTTGCTCTGATTGTTTGGAAGTTTGGGGGGACAAATGCTTGGCCATCCTTTTCCCATCTGTACCTGTTAGAGCAAAATACGATTCACATCCATGCAACTGATCAAGGCTTCAATGtttggcttgtttgtttttttcaactcATGTCACTTGACAACACTTACTCTGGTGGTGGATTGCCCCGGGCTTTACACTTGACAGTAATGGCCGTGTCAAAATGAAGTACAATTATGGGACCTGATGTATACGTTATTATGGTCGGAGGCTGTTCCACTATGAAATAAAGCCACATACAAAAATCGTTACTGAACGGTGACAGGTAACACTAAAGTTGTTGAAGTAAATAAGATATAATACACACAAGTGTATGCCAGCCATACTGCACAAATAAAGCCTTGAACGGTCAAacacaatgataataataataataataataaacacaaacttaCTCTTACTCAGTTTATGTCAATTAGCTTTAAAAAGCCGTAAAAATGAGTGTTGATTCTGTGGATCTTACGGTATTCACATGAAGCAGAGCACAGGCATTCCATGTGAATTTAACTGTGTTAAATGACTCTTCATATTTCAGCACAGCACAAGTAAGAACTAGTAAGCACTTGTGTCATGACACTCATACCTTCTAGAGGGATATTAAGGCCTGAGGCCATGGTGGTCAAGGCCAAAAGCAGACGAAGCGACAGGCTCCCTGCCAAAGTCATCACCCTCCACTGGAGACAACAGAGATCAGGAGAATGTGTTGGTCAACTGCTGTCACTTGTAATTTGGAAGGCAAAGAGGACCTGTAAGAGTCAGAAAACAGAAGTCCTACGCTCAGTAATTCAACCATAAAAGCCCTACAAAGAGTTTTCAATGACCTTCTTCTAATCGCTGACTCTGGGCGCTTAGTTCTATTGGATTTGACTTCAGCCTTTGACACGGTTGACCATGATATCCTTTTGGCAAGGTTGGAACAAGTAGTAGGCCTTAAAGGAAATGTTCTATCatggtttaaatcatatttcTTTGAGAGGTCGTTCTCTGTCATGATGAGAAAATATTCCTCTTCTTCTGCCCTTTTTCGCtgtggtgtgccccagggctcGGCATTGGGtcctgtgttgttttctctgtacATGCTGCCCTTGGGctccatttttgaaaaacataatgTCTCTTTTCACTGCTAAGCTGATGATATTCAAATCTACCTCCACCTGACTGGGGATGTTTCATCTTCACTACATCCTCTGTTTGATTGTCTGAGGGATGTCAAAGACTGGTTATCGCGTAACTTTCTTACTTTAAATGATAGAAATATGCCTCTGGGACAACTGACTGGCACACTCGGGCCTGTTGCTAACCACCTCACTGATGCTGCTAGGAATCGTGGCGTTTTCATGGATAGTTCCTTCAAACTAGATAAACAGGTTTCTACTGTGGTAAAAACCAGCTTTCACCAACTACGCCTAATTTCTAAGGCTAAACCTTATATACCACGCAAAGATCTGGAGAAactcattcatgctttcatcACTTCAAgactggattattgtaattctctctACGTGGGCCTACAATCTTCTCTTCTTCAGCGATTGCAGctggtccaaaatgctgcagcacgtctcttGACCGGCACTAGAAAGTATGATCCTATCACCCCTGTTCTGGACAACGTACATTGGCTCCCTATTAAATATcgaattgatttttaaaatgttattgtttactTATAAAATCCTAAACAATATGGCACCTGTCTACCTAGCTTATCTCCTCTGTCTGTATAGCCCTCAGAGAGCACTAAGATCGGGCCAACTGCTCTTAGTGCAACCTGGTCTTggctgaagaccagaggagacCGTGCCTTTGCCGTTGCCACACCCAGGTTATGGAATACTCTTAAACTCTTCATATTCGCGCATCAGAttccattcagtcttttaaatcacgtctaaAAACTATTTGTTTAACCTGGCATTCAAGGCTAATTAGGGTAATTTACATCTGGCTTTGCatttagattatgtaattattttatattttatttatatctgtaatttatattttatattgtgatttttatctgtatcatgattttactggaaagcactttggtgtacttcggtctttaaaatgtgctatataaataaattttgattgattgataaagCACAGACAGGCTCATTTCTGAAAGTCATCAAAGGTGTTGTTGAAAACACATAATGCAATAATAATCCcagttaaaaatatattaaatgttcttccttagtttgttattttaaatatgctgAATGATTTCTGAACAGGCTCCATGATAAATATCAATGGattacaaaacaaagcaaacttaatATTCTGAAAACGGTCAGTTTAAAGAAGCTGTGACTGCTTGATGCAAGATATCCTATTGAAGACAACACCCATTTCATGTCCTTCATTGTTGTGAAGTTGTGGCAGAGCACTTGTTTTGTGATTACCCTTTGAACTGTAAAGCCTGGCTGGTGGCATCGCATGACATGCTTACAGTAAACCCGACTGGCACAAAAGCTAAGCTGCTGTCTGCAACGATCGCTAGATCCAAGATGGCAGTTTATAAATTGGTCTAAGCCCGTCACTGTTTCACGGCTTAGCTCTCACAGTGTTGAGACTGTGGCAGCAGCACCGGCAATGCCAAATGGGTTCACCCTCCAGTTAATCCTGCTATCAGTAGAATGAAGTCGGTGAGCTCCAGCAGTCATACAGTACGCTGCTTAACAATGGCTGAGCGCTACTCTGGGTTCTTCTAAGGACACATGGCTGCATGTGCTGCTCCCACTTAGTGAGCAAGGTTAATGTGGTGATTGTTATAGACTCGATTTAGGATTAAGCCACTCGAATTTAGAaccaattaaacaaattaaGAGAGATTGCTGCAAAGTATTGTTTGCAATAAGGTCTTATTGTGATTATCTTTCCTGAGTTGGAACAGTTACAAAGCTTGTTAGATGTTTGTTCCAGTGGAGTGAACAAACATTTTCATGCTGCAGTGAAGCTGGAAGCCACGCTTATTCTAGTCTGGTACAACAGTAGTGTGTATTTCAAGcccagaggaaaacacacactcgcacaccggcacacacagataaagtTTTTCCACTGGAGACCACCCAGAGTACCACTGCACTGGCATTAAAAACAACTTTAGTGACAGTGTTGAGATTTATGtgacaggaagaaaactccaTCAGCCAAACAGACTCTGCAAAGTCGTCTTCAGGCAAGAGGCCCGCAAGTCCTCAAGTGACACAGGAGGGGGGGGAAAGGAAGCTCGAGCTTTTGAAAAGATTTTCAGTTATCCTAACAACACGACAACAGATTTTAGGCCAATTTCATTCATGTGGTACAAATGCACTGTTGGTTGCTTTGTTGGTCAGGCAAATTACTCAACTCTGCACACACGTCGAGATCTGCAAACCTGCCACTTCACTGAGAACTCAAACAAAGCTGACATAGTCCATTTCAAAAATCCTTGGAGCATAAATGGGGTGGAGTCACTATGTAAACACATAACAAAGGATTTGTTTTCGGAGCTGAGAGATGCATTACCTGACACATGACAGCTCATAGCCACAAATCCACAGGGATTGTGTAACCCAGGCTAATACCTGGCCAGAAGAGAGTGTGTCTTCTACATGACTAATCCTTGTCAGCCCACACTGTATACAATGATCTCCTCTACTTCCTTAAAAGCAAACTTAGTACAGCCTTTCCTCGGACAGACCAGAAGCTCTGCAGACTGTGCATGTGCAGCTGCAGAGTACAGGCTGCAAACTTACAGACAACTGATTTTATGTCATTCCACTCAAATACAGAGGGAGTAAGCACAGAAACCAACCATTTCCCAAGGACTACAACTTAGCCTGTTCATGAAGTAACCAATACTTAcagttttttgagtcatttgacaTCTTATGTCCACCTCTAGCAGAGGCTCAAGGCAGCAGCCCTACAAGTCCGCATAAAAAGTACAGGACCTCCAGGGGATCATTCCAACAACTCTCTCTGAATCAACATCTCTGACATGTcctttcctcctccacctcacGTTGCTCCCCTCCTGGTACACAGACACGCCTCCCTGCCCGCCCCTCTACTCAAGCAGCTCAAGGAGCGACAGGAGACTCACTGAAGTGACATATGTCGCCAAAGCCTCTCACTTGGCAAAGAAGCTCTCTAAGCCTGTGACAATAACTGGGACAAAGGGTGCACTGCGGGGCTACTCAGTAAGCATTAAAGAATGGGTGGAGAGGAAGCGCAGGCATGTCTGTCCCCCTCTCCagctcactctctctcaccctTTTTCCTTGATCTTTCCATCCTGCCCTCTACAAACTATGCACGCCCATTTACACCGGGCTCGGTCTCAATGATTTTAATGCAGTGTGTCTTAGCTCCATTGAAAAGAGAACGGAGTCATCTTCTCTCAGAAGGCCAGATCTTTTGTGGAAGTGTACTTTCATTCCCATGCAGTGCTCCAGGGTATTGATAGACGGAGGCATGGAAAAACATGTCTGAAACAGACTCGATGGCACTGATAAAAGGCATGACTTGGCTTTACCTTCCTGTATTTTCTCAAGGTAGTTTCTTATCTGGAGATATGTTACGAAGGTTGCATTTCTCATTCAGCTATTCAAACAAATATTTCTCGTATGTAGAGCCTCTGATGTTATCTAACTGTAGTTCCCTCATCAGGTCTTGTTTATAttccaagtaaaaaaaaaaaaaaaaagcagggatTTGCAATATGGGCAAGACATATTAAATTGGTcttgagtttgttccagattTGTTTTACAATACTCTACCTtagacatcttttttttttattctaatggAGACATAATGACTGAACTAAGAGGGTGAAGAATTCTCATGGTGCCTTGTAGGGTCATCCAAGCAGGAAAAAGAGCTGACATTTACTCTCTAGTATATTAAAGTCTGAAGACTGCTAGTGTAAGCTCCTTGCTTGGCTTACACAATATTCTCTCACTTTTAGGACATCTATAACCccaattaaaaagt from Astatotilapia calliptera chromosome 20, fAstCal1.2, whole genome shotgun sequence includes these protein-coding regions:
- the chl1a gene encoding cell adhesion molecule L1-like a isoform X3, with protein sequence MTLAGSLSLRLLLALTTMASGLNIPLEVEQPPTIITYTSGPIIVLHFDTAITVKCKARGNPPPEYRWEKDGQAFVPPNFQTIRANQTKGLLVLHSEDMSKFEGKYRCYASNKLGTAMTNEIEIKAFSIPKFPKETLSPIVVTEGEPITLKCNPPEGVAPRLIYWMTVDLQHIEQNERVSMGTDGNLYFSNALKNDSRQDYGCFAAFNRIRTIVQKNAMAVVVKRLKPANDSSESSHTPVAPPARIPSLLLPSGVQTEKVLLKGEDLQLECIPEGFPTPSVKWIKMGEVMSPRVKFNNYNKLLSLSAVEESDEGKYMCTAENSAGKAVHYFDVIVEEPPKWLTEPPQSQLTVIGSDVHIKCSVSGKPQPAITWRRNGVMFRDDPDKRMQVFDDTVILFNAKAEDSGVYQCEASNRHGNILANVNIVIMNMAPLILTENNQEYAAVVGKEITMNCSVFSSPPSSISWTKDEKAIEGEGFLAFESGQSLKIINAEKGDSGKYICVASNMEGSSAVTAVLDVKDATKIVGPPQNTQVDSGKLAKLMCKTEYDASLQDTFELVWRKENKEIPLSSEKNSRYSVKGAMLEIMNVNLSDQGTYTCTARTSLDEDSATAVLTVRDVPDAPIKLDLSELDSPRNVVLSWIPGSDHNSTVTEFVVEYEENRWEPGRWKELQRVTGNQATAELKLYGNLNYQFRVYAVNAIGPGPPSEPTERHKTPPAAPDRNPENIKIQGHHPHQMEISWEPLSPVERNGPGFEYKVKYRQLGVEDSFTEHMVNRSVFLVNNTPTFVPYEIKILSRNSYGWGPEPKPVTGYSGEDVVFWHCLRENVSVPTAAPRDIAVEVINTTVLRVSWTPVPPATVRGRLGGYNVHWVRRRSLLNPDKILDLSHSMSFSGNRSHVIVPGLEPFSEYKLTVYVFNKKGNGPKSDPVTFNTPEGVPEQVTVLTSSIIQRDSVRLEWAQPPKSNGILTSYLLQYHLINETALEVIDSKEINITGADTNHWTLQGLKGDSLYRFDLRACTRAGCGPPQAEESRTDFPEPDLSQTPAVAPAQSSYNCSLSVPSSISGNSTHPPLVPALLNISSYVSDTFAKISWTAREEQRSLQLYVAYMNNRDGNWRISEAVNASQSFHIIDGLEPGTVYTVRLMAKRLLDNASIFEDVIETRTKGAASQESSFSTHGWMIGTMCAVALLTLVVVIACFLRKNKGGKYAVKEKEEPHSDTESQKMNDDTFCDYSDSDEKPLKGGSLCSLKGDDATGDSVSRYTLGDYADGGREFNEDGSFIGEYSGHRHRGSVSEPNGPSLVNV